Proteins found in one Oryza glaberrima chromosome 4, OglaRS2, whole genome shotgun sequence genomic segment:
- the LOC127771655 gene encoding uncharacterized protein LOC127771655, whose protein sequence is MCDDVLRNIFSHLPARAAVACTALSKHHRRLVTGAEFRRLHLLLGAPLPRPHVAYFATAPITRRGDDRVVSKFHGFHVAGAGMGIGAHAPMRALTDGRYENKSYVNTCNGVILLAMKKKTPSRSFILWNPAIADDEKKLTIPEGLQDNGEYYVAGLGYGRRSKTYKLLLCRLKCLSSKGPGGCRIFYRCAELVVYTLGAGAGAGDQPRTVLSGLDTKIKRQSLYLDGTIYLLDAEDSIVFAFDVDDETVTAIDLPGERSITKHASSKLMEMSGRVCVVTKDGTHTFSVWLLAAEDDHRWQRRCAIGESNIYYRSITAAWDHGDAQLLLVDGSPYLYDITDERMTKTEMPIDVKPEEAAYTLCWGYKPTLVSPGSIVGDGDGDEEEGRRRRGRDRTADIVAAVRPVRERDVRRGRKATLDVTCFMEMLVRIMRELPGGMQDVIDMPLLNASLDVRYRYSDDED, encoded by the coding sequence ATGTGCGACGACGTCCTCCGCAACATCTTCTCCCACCtgccggcgcgcgccgccgtcgcgtgcaCGGCGCTGTCgaagcaccaccgccgcctggTGACCGGCGCGGAGTTCcggcgcctccacctcctcctcggcgcgcccctcccccgcccGCACGTCGCGTACTTCGCGACGGCGCCGATAACGAGGAGAGGGGACGACAGGGTGGTCAGCAAGTTCCACGGCttccacgtcgccggcgccgggatggggatcggcgccCACGCCCCGATGCGCGCGCTCACCGACGGGAGATACGAGAACAAGAGCTACGTCAACACATGCAACGGCGTCATACTCCTCGCCATGAAGAAGAAGACCCCTTCTCGATCATTCATCCTCTGGAACCCGGCCATCGCGGACGACGAGAAGAAACTGACCATCCCTGAAGGTTTACAGGATAATGGGGAGTATTATGTAGCTGGACTTGGCTATGGTCGCAGGAGCAAAACCTACAAGCTACTCTTGTGCCGCCTCAAGTGCTTGAGCAGCAAAGGACCAGGAGGCTGCCGTATATTCTACCGTTGTGCAGAGTTGGTGGTCTACacgctcggcgccggcgccggcgccggtgaccaACCACGGACGGTGCTGTCCGGCCTGGACACGAAGATCAAACGTCAGTCACTCTACCTGGACGGCACGATCTACCTTCTCGACGCCGAGGACTCCATCGTCTTCGCcttcgacgtcgacgacgagacGGTCACCGCCATCGACTTGCCGGGAGAGCGCTCCATAACCAAGCACGCCAGCTCGAAGCTCATGGAGATGTCCGGCCGCGTGTGCGTCGTGACGAAGGACGGGACGCACACCTTCTCCGTGTGGCTGCTCGCGGCGGAGGACGATCACCGGTGGCAGCGGAGGTGCGCGATCGGGGAGAGCAACATCTACTACAGGTCGATCACCGCCGCCTGGGACCACGGCGATGCGCAGCTCCTGCTGGTCGACGGCTCGCCGTACCTGTACGACATCACAGACGAGAGGATGACGAAGACGGAGATGCCGATCGACGTGAAGCCGGAGGAGGCAGCCTACACGCTGTGCTGGGGTTACAAGCCGACGCTCGTGTCGCCGGGGAgcatcgtcggcgacggcgacggcgacgaagagGAGGGGCGGAGGCGCCGCGGCCGGGATCGGACGGCGGACATAGTTGCCGCCGTGAGGCCCGTCCGCGAGCGCGACGTCCggagagggaggaaggcgaCGTTGGACGTGACGTGTTTCATGGAGATGCTGGTCCGCATCATGCGGGAGCTGCCTGGCGGCATGCAGGACGTGATCGACATGCCGTTGCTGAACGCCTCTCTGGACGTTAGGTATCGGTATTCTGATGATGAGGACTGA